GGAAGGTGACATCGGTTTCACCGGATTCACCAGTAGTCAAAGTTTTGAGCATGGCTTCAAACTCGGGCAGAGCCTGATTGTCACCCAGTACCAAGTCAAAATTCTCAGCCTGAATGCCTTCAACGATCTGGTCGCCCTGATATGCACCAAAGCTCACGGAAACAACTTCGCCATCCTTGGGAGTGCGAACATCTTCGATAACCTTCACTTCCGCATTGTTGGCGAGGATACGGGATTCGACTTCAGCGACTTCATCGTCGCCGACGACAACTTCCAATTCCTCGACCTTCAAGCCCTTGTACTTGGGCAGATCCAACTTGGGAGCGACTTCAAATTCGATGGAGTACGAGAAATCCTCGTCGCGAACCAATTCCTTGGCATCAACATCGATACGGGACATAGGCTGGATGGACAGCCCGCTCATAATTTCATTGATCTGATAGTTGATCAAATCGGTGGTGGCTTCACCGTAAATCTGCTTGCGGTACTTGGACTCGACAATCGTAGACGGGACTTTGCCCTTACGGAAGCCTTTGACGTCAGCCTGCATACGATACAGGGCGATTGCCGTAGAAATGGCTGCATTAGCCTCTTCTGCGGGGACTTCCACCGAGATTTTCCGTTTTACCGGCGAGAGTTCTTCGACATTGTATTCCATGAAATGTATCCTCCTGAAACGTCTTGCAAGACTAGTAATATGGCATTTTTGGTGCGGGCGGAGGGACTCGAACCCCCAAACCGATGAGGTACCAGATCCTAAATCTGACGCGTTTACCAATTCCGCCACGCCCGCGAAAAGAACGTGCTTATTAAGCAAGCTCCTCCAGAGATGTCAACCTTACGGACTAATGAAATGCGGAAATCTACTCATCATCACGAACAGACGATATGGATTCTGCAATTTTTTGCAACACCGACATGAGTGCATCGGTATCCGAAGCCCATACATAAACCGCAGGTTCACGCCCTACACAACCAGGGTCTCCCATGCCTTCGACAGTCTCAGGAGCCACATGTTCCTTGAGTATTTCGAAAGCTCCCCACTCTTCCAATCCTCCATCTTCAACATGTATGTAATCAGGCTTGCGGCTCTGATCCAACCAAGCGATTTTCACTCCGACATTTTCAAGAACCTTCAGAATGGGTGGTTGCCCACTCAATACGACAGCACACCCCAATTCAGGGCGCAACCGACGAGCAGCCAAAAGGACTGATGCTGTCCGCAGAGATGCTCCGAACTCAGGATAACCAACAACAGCAATCCTGCCGCTTGCCATAGGAAAAAAACCACCGGACAACCCGGCTACTTCATTTCGGTTATCAGCATACGGCAATGCCACAGCCACATTCCCCGGCCTTCGGGAGAACATCTGTTGAACGCCTTCCATTGCTGTCAACTTACGCGAAAAAGAATCCACATGCGACATAACGTCATGTCGAGCACGTTCTTTCAGCCACGGGGCTAAATGATTGGGCGGACCACCGCCCTCCCCGACCCTGAACCCCGCACGCAGTGCTAAATTCAAGTATTCCTGAGCATGAACTATAGCCGTAACCAAGTCCAGACCTTGCCCCAGACCAGTGGCAATAGCCGCCGACAAGGTACACCCTGTCCCGTGTGTGCACTCGGTTTTCACCCGTTGCTGCATAAGTGGAATCGGCTCTTTGCCAGACGTGAACAACCAATCAGTGACTGCAAAGGAATCCGCATGGCCCCCCTTGATGAGAACAGACTTGGGGCCCATAGCCATAAGTATTTTTGCGGCCTCAAACACATCTTCCCGACTCTTGATCGAAATTCCGGCAAACAACTCGGCCTCGGGCAGATTCGGCGTCAGCACATCAGCCAACGGGAACATATGCTCGACCATGGCCTCCACAGCGTCATCCTTCAACAACTTTGCGCCTGAAGTTGCCACACAGACCGGATCGACCACCAAGGGGAAATTTTTTGCAGCCAATATAGGGGCAACAGCTTCAATAATAGCAGCAGAAAAGAGCATTCCGGTCTTGGCGGCATCCACAGTGATATCATCTAGCACAGTTGCAAGCTGCTGGGCCACAAACTTGGCCGAAGGCGCGTGAATGCCAGTCACTGTTTTAGTATTCTGTGCTGTTAGCGCAGTAATAACACTCGCACCATACCCGCCAAGCATGGACATGGTCTTAAGATCAGCCTGGATACCAGCACCACCACCGGAATCAGAGCCTGCAATTGTCAAAATGCATGGGAGTCGGTTCACAGCACACCTCCAAAAACAAAAAAACGATCACCCGCAGGCAATACCACCTGAGCGGGACAATCGCATCAAGAAAAACAATATAGCCCGAAAGCCGATTCTAACCGCAGGAGAGCTTAACGTAGTCCTCCACAGAAACGCCGTTCCAGGCCTTGCTGACCCAATACGCCGTAGCCCAAATCATAAGAGCAGTTGCCTGAAGATCTGTCAGCCTGCGCAACTTGACCTCAAGGTTGGATTTACTCGCGCCATGCTGAATATGAACACTGTGCTCATCACACGCCTCTTCAACCCGAAGGAGAAGATACGCCTGCTTAGACTGGTTAGGCAACAGCTTCACTTCTTTGTGTGATTCCAAGATCGTCTTCAGCTCAGCCACCGAGAAATCACTGGAAACATTGCGAATGGATTTGAAAAAGACATCCACAGCCCACGGCAGGATGAATTCAGCACCAGCACTCTTGGTCTTGAAATAATCCTTGAGCCATTTTTCCTGATCATTTGTAATTCTTGCTGCGACCTGGGGCATACCGTCTCCTCCAAATGAACCGACAAACATACTACCTATGGTGTATTTAGCAGTAGTTATATAAGCAATAGAACGAAAGGAATCAAGAGTTTTTCTAGAATATCATTAAATAAAAAAAGAGACTAACCGTTAAACACCATTCTCAGCTGCCTGAAGAGAGTCAACAAAAGCGCATCAGGTGCATCGTTACCATCAATGTTCAACCGAATAATCTCTGTCACAACATTCTTGCTTGGTGTCACAGTCTTCTTTGCAACAAGGACAACGCTCTGCTCACGCCCACTCTCCACCTCTTCCATTCTCACAACAAGTACCCAATGACCGTCCTGCTGCCGCCAGGAAGTCTCTACTCCGACAAAATCCGACTCTTTACGTTCAATAAGGTGAACAAAGTCTTCGAGAGAAAAGGCCTTCTTTCCCTTACCCTGCACCCCCAGATATTCACCACCAGAAGCAATAACCAATGGACTGGCAA
The genomic region above belongs to uncultured Pseudodesulfovibrio sp. and contains:
- the thiD gene encoding bifunctional hydroxymethylpyrimidine kinase/phosphomethylpyrimidine kinase; its protein translation is MNRLPCILTIAGSDSGGGAGIQADLKTMSMLGGYGASVITALTAQNTKTVTGIHAPSAKFVAQQLATVLDDITVDAAKTGMLFSAAIIEAVAPILAAKNFPLVVDPVCVATSGAKLLKDDAVEAMVEHMFPLADVLTPNLPEAELFAGISIKSREDVFEAAKILMAMGPKSVLIKGGHADSFAVTDWLFTSGKEPIPLMQQRVKTECTHGTGCTLSAAIATGLGQGLDLVTAIVHAQEYLNLALRAGFRVGEGGGPPNHLAPWLKERARHDVMSHVDSFSRKLTAMEGVQQMFSRRPGNVAVALPYADNRNEVAGLSGGFFPMASGRIAVVGYPEFGASLRTASVLLAARRLRPELGCAVVLSGQPPILKVLENVGVKIAWLDQSRKPDYIHVEDGGLEEWGAFEILKEHVAPETVEGMGDPGCVGREPAVYVWASDTDALMSVLQKIAESISSVRDDE